In a genomic window of Thermoprotei archaeon:
- a CDS encoding helix-turn-helix domain-containing protein codes for MNELEEAETILREVFGLNKYESKVYLALIRGARMPKQISKLSNVPMPRIYDTLASLENKGFVVRADDGYTPLNPDTIFSIASKKLKSELEEKIDLMKKSTERLSKIFGKYFLPSYEGEIIILRGLPVIVEHFSQLLSKAKNVILLIRKSIEVKEFFKQQVIKLSGKGLPHIRALLHSEISLNKDDIELASSLGVELRKSNDVMFDMMIINDDIFVMGVPDPMLENITEKAIAIVIKNKVFVSALKSYIEERWLSADKY; via the coding sequence ATGAACGAATTAGAAGAGGCTGAAACAATTTTAAGAGAAGTTTTCGGATTAAACAAGTATGAATCCAAAGTATACCTAGCATTAATAAGAGGTGCAAGAATGCCTAAACAAATTTCTAAACTCTCCAATGTTCCTATGCCAAGAATATACGACACTTTAGCAAGTTTAGAAAATAAGGGGTTTGTAGTTAGAGCTGACGATGGATACACCCCTTTGAATCCAGACACTATCTTTTCAATAGCTAGTAAGAAACTCAAATCTGAGCTGGAAGAAAAAATAGATTTGATGAAAAAAAGTACTGAAAGACTTTCAAAGATTTTCGGCAAATACTTCTTGCCTTCTTATGAAGGAGAAATAATTATATTAAGAGGACTCCCAGTAATTGTTGAACATTTTTCGCAACTGCTTTCAAAAGCTAAAAATGTTATTCTTCTAATAAGAAAATCAATTGAAGTAAAAGAGTTTTTTAAGCAACAAGTAATTAAGTTAAGCGGAAAAGGATTACCCCACATAAGAGCATTATTACACAGTGAGATCAGTCTTAATAAAGATGATATAGAGTTAGCATCAAGCTTAGGTGTTGAGCTAAGAAAGAGTAACGATGTCATGTTTGATATGATGATTATCAATGATGACATCTTCGTGATGGGAGTTCCAGACCCCATGTTAGAGAACATTACTGAAAAAGCAATTGCAATAGTTATAAAAAATAAAGTTTTTGTATCAGCACTAAAAAGTTACATCGAAGAACGCTGGCTCTCGGCCGACAAATACTAA
- a CDS encoding menaquinone biosynthesis decarboxylase, producing MYKDLRDLLSSFEREGLLKHVKVSVDLNLELAEILRRVMYKRGPMLLFENIKDYPNWRIAGNMFGSIEMVKKALDVNDLEIIGKRFLEPLMQPLPMGMLDKLKTLPEFLSFSKYLPKKVRSGPVKDVKIDGEKAMFDLLPIPKIWPKDGGKYITYPLVITRDPETGINNMGVYRMQVLDSKRAAMHWQIHKRGALAYQKMKELGKERIDVSIVIGADPGTMFSGVAPVPYPIDKLLFAGIVRGEGLEVVDSENSDIPVPARAELVLEGYVSTNELVMEGPFGDHMGYYTPPEQYPVFHLETITMRYDPIYYVTVVGKPPLEDAWIGKAIERVFLPIIRVLLPEIVDINLPEYGLFQGLSIVSIKKRYPGHARKTIMGLWGLGQFSLTKMIIVVDHDVNVHDINQVIYSLATNVDPARDVIIVNNAVTDVLDPASTIIGIGGKIGIDATKKLPEECGKVWPEPVEPDVETVKLVNERWKEYGIE from the coding sequence ATGTATAAAGATCTTAGAGATTTGTTAAGTAGTTTTGAAAGGGAAGGGTTGCTTAAACATGTGAAAGTTAGCGTTGATCTTAATTTAGAGTTAGCTGAGATTTTAAGACGTGTGATGTATAAGAGAGGGCCTATGCTTTTATTTGAAAACATTAAGGATTATCCCAATTGGAGGATAGCTGGTAATATGTTTGGTAGTATTGAAATGGTTAAGAAAGCTCTTGATGTTAATGATCTAGAAATTATAGGTAAGCGTTTCCTTGAACCACTAATGCAACCTTTACCAATGGGGATGTTAGATAAACTCAAGACATTACCTGAATTTTTGTCTTTTTCTAAGTATTTACCAAAGAAAGTTAGATCTGGTCCTGTTAAAGATGTAAAGATTGATGGTGAAAAAGCTATGTTTGATCTTTTACCAATACCAAAAATTTGGCCTAAAGATGGTGGTAAGTATATTACTTATCCTTTAGTTATAACTAGAGACCCTGAAACTGGTATTAATAACATGGGTGTTTACAGAATGCAAGTTCTTGATAGCAAGAGGGCTGCGATGCATTGGCAAATCCATAAAAGAGGGGCATTAGCTTATCAGAAAATGAAGGAGTTAGGTAAAGAGAGGATTGATGTGTCAATTGTTATCGGAGCTGACCCTGGCACTATGTTTTCTGGTGTTGCACCTGTGCCTTATCCTATCGATAAGCTGCTTTTTGCTGGCATTGTTCGTGGTGAGGGCTTAGAAGTTGTGGATTCCGAAAACTCTGATATTCCGGTTCCCGCAAGAGCTGAACTCGTTCTTGAAGGGTATGTCAGTACTAATGAGTTAGTTATGGAAGGCCCGTTTGGAGATCATATGGGTTATTATACACCACCTGAACAATATCCAGTATTCCATCTAGAAACCATAACTATGAGATACGATCCGATATATTATGTCACTGTTGTTGGAAAACCACCTTTAGAGGATGCTTGGATCGGTAAAGCTATTGAACGTGTGTTCCTCCCGATCATTAGAGTACTATTACCTGAAATTGTGGATATAAATCTGCCCGAGTATGGATTATTTCAAGGTTTAAGTATTGTTTCTATCAAAAAGCGGTATCCTGGTCATGCACGTAAAACCATAATGGGACTTTGGGGTCTTGGGCAGTTTTCTCTTACGAAAATGATAATTGTTGTTGATCATGATGTGAACGTACATGATATAAATCAGGTAATTTATAGTCTAGCCACTAATGTTGATCCAGCTAGGGACGTGATAATTGTTAATAATGCTGTCACTGATGTTTTAGATCCAGCGTCCACCATAATTGGAATCGGTGGTAAGATTGGAATAGATGCCACCAAAAAACTGCCAGAAGAATGTGGAAAAGTATGGCCTGAACCTGTTGAACCTGACGTTGAAACTGTTAAACTTGTTAATGAACGATGGAAAGAATATGGTATAGAGTAG
- a CDS encoding transposase, which produces MGKIRIAYKFRLYPNKSQEEKLLETLKICRQTYNYFLTQWNGKDKIPSRIKLQSQLPKLKKEKPELNRVYSKVLQMVLHQLYSNLKTLSKLKKNGKKVGRLRFKGKGWYKTFVYNQSGFKLVKTGKRFDILRLSKIGDIPIRAHRLVEGEIKQVVIKKYSSGKWFACVCVEKENESIKREPKNVVGIDVGVKHFLTDSDGRQIENPRFYEKTLRRIRVLQHWLSRKKKGSKNREKQKIKLAKTYEKLVNQRNDFLHKLSRFYVDNYDVICVEKLNIKNMVRNHNLAQKILDTSWGKFLQLLEYKAESAGVRVVKVSPRGTSEGLSYENPYRDWISANRIKMRGWDSPKTPAKMKPLLVEIPASLIVEAGSPLRKRGVVHIRT; this is translated from the coding sequence ATGGGAAAAATCCGAATAGCCTACAAGTTCAGGCTTTACCCAAACAAAAGCCAAGAAGAAAAGTTACTTGAAACTCTGAAGATATGCAGACAGACCTATAACTACTTTTTAACCCAATGGAATGGAAAGGATAAAATACCAAGCAGAATTAAACTTCAGTCTCAGCTACCTAAACTGAAGAAGGAAAAACCTGAGTTGAACAGGGTCTACTCAAAAGTTTTGCAGATGGTTCTCCACCAGCTATACTCAAACCTAAAAACATTGTCAAAGCTAAAGAAGAACGGCAAAAAAGTTGGACGGTTGAGGTTCAAGGGCAAAGGTTGGTATAAAACGTTCGTCTACAACCAGTCAGGCTTCAAACTGGTGAAGACTGGAAAAAGGTTTGACATTTTACGCTTGTCAAAGATTGGGGATATTCCAATAAGGGCTCATAGATTAGTTGAGGGAGAAATAAAGCAAGTTGTAATCAAAAAGTATAGTTCTGGTAAATGGTTTGCTTGCGTATGCGTAGAGAAGGAAAATGAATCTATCAAGAGAGAGCCTAAAAATGTTGTAGGTATTGATGTCGGAGTAAAACACTTTCTCACGGACAGTGACGGAAGGCAAATAGAGAATCCGAGATTCTATGAGAAAACACTTAGAAGGATAAGAGTTCTTCAGCATTGGCTTTCAAGGAAAAAGAAAGGTTCAAAGAATCGAGAAAAACAAAAAATAAAGCTTGCCAAAACCTATGAGAAACTCGTAAACCAGAGAAACGACTTCCTACACAAGCTTTCAAGATTCTACGTGGATAACTATGACGTTATTTGTGTTGAAAAACTAAACATAAAAAATATGGTTAGAAACCACAACTTAGCCCAAAAAATATTGGATACTTCTTGGGGAAAATTCCTTCAACTGCTCGAATACAAGGCTGAAAGCGCCGGTGTTCGGGTGGTGAAGGTGAGCCCGAGAGGTACATCTGAAGGGCTAAGCTATGAAAATCCCTATAGGGATTGGATATCGGCGAATAGAATAAAAATGCGGGGTTGGGACAGCCCTAAGACGCCTGCTAAGATGAAGCCTCTACTGGTAGAAATACCAGCAAGCCTCATCGTTGAAGCAGGAAGCCCCTTGCGAAAGCGAGGGGTAGTTCACATTCGCACATAA
- a CDS encoding antitoxin VapB family protein, with translation MKSTIAVSKEVKEKLDRLKVHPRETYEDVIKRLIERWEKSE, from the coding sequence ATGAAATCTACTATCGCCGTGTCTAAAGAAGTGAAAGAGAAGCTTGATAGATTAAAGGTTCATCCAAGGGAAACTTACGAAGATGTGATAAAAAGGTTGATTGAGAGATGGGAAAAATCCGAATAG
- a CDS encoding nucleotide sugar dehydrogenase, whose product MKKLAVIGGGFVGMNVAVLGAKHELEVTVIDINPRVVDQINKGIPHIREKFILENWEKTKNKISATTDYLAIKNVDYIIIAVQTLKNDDLDFTPLISVVNELAKHLQPYTLISSEVTIFPAGTERLIVNPIKEKTGLQPDKELLVVHAPERLNPDDTVHNIETIPRILGGIGPNSTNQGFKLYAKTLKLQVTVVDNIEIAEAAKLLENAFRLINISFINELKQGFDKLGIDIRKVINAAATKPFGYMPFYPSPYAGGSCIPKDSLLLLKEINSQMLRYAIEINEKQPEYYVQKIIQIIKSQNAKKILFYRYGFKPNSKYAINSPILKIIHTLKNVSNYEIRKYDPQISEYNDFTSEIEAINWADIIFTWGDKPNTQKQTYSIEKL is encoded by the coding sequence ATGAAAAAGCTAGCGGTCATCGGCGGCGGTTTTGTCGGAATGAACGTTGCTGTATTGGGAGCAAAACATGAGTTAGAAGTGACAGTGATCGATATAAACCCAAGAGTAGTTGACCAGATTAATAAAGGAATACCTCATATAAGAGAAAAATTCATACTTGAGAACTGGGAGAAAACGAAGAATAAAATATCGGCAACAACAGATTATTTAGCAATCAAGAATGTTGATTACATAATAATAGCAGTGCAAACATTAAAGAATGATGACTTAGATTTCACACCATTAATTAGTGTAGTTAACGAACTAGCAAAGCATTTACAACCATATACATTAATTTCCTCAGAGGTTACAATATTTCCTGCAGGAACAGAAAGATTAATAGTAAATCCCATTAAGGAAAAAACAGGTTTACAACCTGATAAAGAATTGTTAGTAGTACATGCACCAGAGCGCCTCAATCCAGACGATACTGTGCATAACATAGAAACAATACCAAGGATACTTGGTGGTATAGGACCGAACAGCACAAATCAAGGGTTTAAGTTATATGCGAAAACATTAAAGCTACAAGTAACGGTAGTAGATAATATAGAAATTGCAGAAGCAGCAAAATTATTAGAAAATGCTTTTCGGCTCATAAATATATCATTCATAAACGAGTTAAAGCAAGGATTTGATAAATTAGGAATAGACATAAGAAAAGTTATTAATGCAGCAGCAACAAAGCCCTTTGGTTATATGCCGTTTTATCCAAGCCCATATGCGGGTGGATCATGCATACCGAAAGATAGCTTACTCTTATTAAAAGAGATAAACTCCCAAATGCTAAGATATGCAATAGAGATAAACGAAAAACAACCAGAATACTACGTACAAAAAATAATACAAATCATAAAATCACAAAACGCTAAGAAAATACTATTTTACAGATATGGGTTTAAACCAAACTCAAAATACGCGATAAATAGCCCAATACTGAAAATTATACACACATTAAAAAACGTAAGCAATTATGAAATAAGAAAGTACGATCCACAAATATCGGAATACAATGATTTTACAAGCGAAATAGAAGCAATAAATTGGGCAGATATCATATTTACATGGGGTGATAAACCGAACACACAAAAACAAACATATTCAATAGAAAAATTATAG
- a CDS encoding metal-dependent hydrolase, translating into MGYVRWYGHASFELSLDSKKILIDPWVSNPLSPVKVKDIESVDLIVITHAHDDHVGDVLEILERNPSAKVVSVFEIANHLSNKGAKGEMIGGNIGGPIIVSNIKIVLVPATHSSSVGVPTGAVIIGNEATIYHAGDTGLTAEMSFIGELYKPKIALLPIGGHFTMGPIEAAKAVELIKPEVVIPMHYGTFPVLWGKPEDFKKYVEDRRLTTKVVILKPGNEYHF; encoded by the coding sequence ATGGGTTATGTGCGTTGGTATGGTCACGCATCCTTTGAATTATCATTGGATTCAAAGAAAATATTAATTGATCCATGGGTTTCAAATCCGCTTTCCCCGGTAAAAGTTAAGGATATAGAATCAGTTGATTTAATAGTGATAACTCACGCCCATGATGATCACGTTGGTGACGTTTTGGAAATTTTAGAAAGAAATCCATCCGCTAAAGTTGTCTCAGTTTTTGAAATTGCTAATCATTTGTCTAATAAAGGTGCTAAGGGTGAGATGATTGGTGGTAATATTGGTGGACCAATTATTGTTAGCAATATTAAAATAGTGTTAGTCCCGGCCACTCACAGTTCTTCTGTCGGAGTCCCCACAGGTGCTGTGATTATTGGAAATGAGGCTACAATATATCATGCTGGTGATACAGGCTTAACTGCTGAAATGAGCTTTATTGGCGAGCTTTATAAACCAAAAATTGCTTTGCTTCCTATTGGGGGACATTTTACAATGGGTCCTATTGAAGCGGCCAAAGCTGTTGAATTAATAAAACCTGAAGTCGTAATACCTATGCATTACGGTACCTTCCCGGTTTTGTGGGGTAAACCTGAAGATTTCAAGAAATATGTTGAGGATCGAAGACTTACAACCAAAGTTGTAATACTTAAACCTGGTAACGAATACCATTTTTAA
- a CDS encoding transposase — MSESLMKAKKTIKAKVLELRRGKAELLKREYENFQRYLHGDKSVPLYSATKQQADRLLRRIGKPKEGKEYPLILRRDVYRADTKLTPYWLKIPIYGVRDGINVPIKTHEPITDDMICKEAKIVRRKGEWFVHITVEKEVEERNPKSALAVDMGIRWIATTVNSSNPKPKFYGRELRRVKGHFFYLRRSLALKRAYRTIKKIGRKERRVVSDILHKISRAIVNEALANDSMIVLGKLKGIRRNGRGRTFKRKLNNGFPYYRLSQFIEYKARWRGIKVVKISERNTSKTCHRCGLGGFESEASSNAQTAESNATQTIMGQRTSLSGLWTTCPWQGLV; from the coding sequence TTGAGCGAGTCGCTCATGAAGGCTAAGAAAACCATTAAGGCAAAGGTTCTTGAACTACGCAGGGGTAAAGCAGAACTTCTCAAGCGTGAATACGAGAACTTTCAGAGATACCTTCATGGAGACAAGTCTGTTCCGCTTTATTCCGCTACAAAGCAGCAAGCCGATAGACTTCTGAGGCGGATTGGCAAGCCAAAGGAAGGAAAGGAATATCCGCTAATCCTTAGAAGGGACGTGTACAGAGCAGACACTAAGTTGACGCCTTATTGGCTCAAGATTCCAATTTATGGGGTTAGAGACGGAATAAACGTCCCTATAAAGACCCATGAACCAATAACTGATGACATGATTTGCAAAGAAGCTAAAATCGTTAGGCGAAAAGGTGAGTGGTTCGTCCACATAACTGTTGAAAAAGAAGTGGAGGAGAGAAACCCTAAATCAGCTCTAGCAGTTGATATGGGGATACGATGGATAGCCACAACAGTCAACTCAAGCAATCCAAAACCAAAATTTTATGGGAGAGAGCTTAGGAGGGTTAAGGGACACTTCTTCTACCTTAGAAGGTCTTTAGCTTTAAAGAGGGCCTACAGAACCATAAAGAAGATTGGGCGTAAAGAGAGAAGAGTGGTTAGCGATATCCTGCATAAGATTAGCAGAGCCATAGTAAACGAAGCTTTGGCGAACGACTCCATGATAGTTCTTGGAAAACTCAAGGGCATAAGACGAAACGGCAGAGGTAGGACCTTCAAAAGAAAGCTCAACAACGGATTCCCATATTATAGGCTGAGCCAATTCATAGAGTATAAGGCGAGATGGCGCGGAATCAAAGTCGTTAAGATAAGCGAAAGAAACACGTCCAAAACATGTCACAGATGTGGACTAGGGGGCTTCGAGTCGGAGGCCTCTTCAAATGCCCAAACTGCGGAATCCAATGCAACGCAGACTATAATGGGGCAACGAACATCCTTAAGCGGGCTATGGACTACATGTCCATGGCAGGGGCTGGTTTGA
- the hypF gene encoding carbamoyltransferase HypF, which produces MDSYRILVTGLVQGVGFRPFVYRIAVKSDVKGYVRNLGGSEVEIRIQGNRDAVSRFFSLFFLKLPYPAKVESIKVEETNIEDFHDFKILKSGNVIMEASQIPPDIAVCDECMQEVLDPSNRRHEYPFNSCVHCGPRFSMIYEIPYDRENTSMNDFPLCDDCLTEYYDSGNERRFDAQGISCPRCGPKLFLETVDGEEVNGDPIITAAKLIKEGKIVAVKGIGGFHIAVDPLNDDAVLELRKRKNRLTQPFAVMALDLDTIKKYAVISEIERDLLISSERPIVLLKKRDDFSLSKYVSPGLDREGFFLYYTPLHYLLLNEMPHHVLIMTSGNRHEFPMCISEECIREHLRNIVDYVLYHNRKIVNRVDDSVVRVSSGKIMLLRRGRGYAPMWIKIRRRLKYPIIAVGAELQNAGAVAFDDKIVMTQFIGDTDKLETLYELEKYLNFFIKTYSLKPGAILADKNPTYQSTILAMKFAEKFSADFIQVQHHFAHVLSVAADYGYDEGVGIAIDGIGYGDDGNGWGGEIIRFSGIKYFREYHLKYVPYVGGDINALRPERMLALILSTFMKWDEIKKIVKLRNEEFLILEKMSKKPNLMTSSTGRVLDAASAYLGICKYRSYEGEPAMKLEASARGGKILDMEIPVKSIEIDTTEIFKWLLDNNARINDTALTIQYRLGEALIKAALKLNPQVVFVSGGAAVNEYILKGIMDNSEGIPILTPRRIPAGDGGIALGQAYYLSLRE; this is translated from the coding sequence ATGGATTCGTATAGGATTTTAGTGACAGGGTTAGTTCAGGGTGTTGGGTTTAGGCCATTTGTTTATAGGATTGCTGTCAAAAGTGATGTGAAGGGTTATGTAAGGAATTTGGGTGGGAGTGAAGTAGAAATTAGGATACAAGGAAATCGAGATGCCGTTTCTCGTTTCTTTTCTCTCTTTTTCCTTAAACTTCCTTATCCTGCTAAAGTAGAGAGTATAAAAGTTGAGGAAACGAATATTGAAGATTTTCATGATTTCAAGATACTTAAGAGCGGTAATGTTATAATGGAGGCCAGTCAAATACCTCCGGATATAGCAGTTTGTGATGAATGCATGCAGGAAGTCCTTGATCCGAGTAATAGGAGGCATGAATATCCTTTTAATAGTTGTGTTCATTGTGGTCCAAGATTTTCTATGATCTATGAGATACCCTATGATAGAGAAAATACATCAATGAATGATTTTCCATTATGTGATGATTGTTTAACTGAATATTATGATTCAGGGAATGAAAGAAGGTTTGATGCTCAAGGTATTAGTTGTCCTAGATGTGGTCCAAAGCTTTTCCTTGAAACTGTTGATGGTGAGGAAGTTAATGGTGATCCGATAATTACTGCAGCAAAATTAATTAAAGAAGGTAAGATAGTGGCAGTTAAGGGTATAGGTGGTTTTCATATTGCTGTGGATCCATTAAATGATGATGCTGTTTTAGAACTTAGGAAAAGAAAGAACAGATTAACACAACCTTTTGCTGTGATGGCTCTTGATCTGGATACCATTAAAAAATATGCAGTTATATCAGAAATTGAGAGAGATTTGTTAATTTCCTCGGAAAGACCTATTGTTCTTCTTAAAAAAAGAGATGATTTTTCTTTGTCCAAATATGTGTCCCCAGGGTTAGATAGAGAGGGTTTTTTTCTTTACTATACACCATTACATTATTTGTTACTTAATGAAATGCCACACCATGTTCTCATAATGACTAGTGGAAATAGGCATGAATTCCCGATGTGTATTTCAGAGGAGTGTATACGAGAACATCTTAGGAATATTGTAGATTATGTGCTTTATCATAATAGAAAAATAGTGAACAGAGTTGATGATAGTGTTGTAAGAGTTTCTTCTGGCAAAATTATGTTACTAAGAAGAGGAAGAGGTTATGCGCCGATGTGGATAAAAATAAGAAGAAGATTAAAATACCCTATCATTGCTGTAGGTGCAGAGCTTCAGAATGCTGGCGCTGTGGCTTTTGATGATAAAATAGTAATGACACAATTTATAGGAGATACTGACAAATTAGAAACTTTATATGAGTTAGAGAAATACCTAAATTTCTTTATAAAAACATATTCCTTAAAACCAGGAGCTATTCTAGCAGACAAAAATCCAACATATCAAAGTACTATACTTGCGATGAAATTTGCTGAAAAATTTTCAGCTGATTTTATTCAAGTTCAGCATCATTTTGCTCACGTATTAAGCGTTGCAGCTGATTATGGATACGATGAAGGAGTTGGCATAGCTATAGACGGTATAGGTTATGGTGACGACGGTAACGGATGGGGTGGTGAAATAATAAGGTTCTCTGGAATAAAGTACTTTAGAGAATATCACCTTAAATATGTTCCTTACGTTGGGGGAGACATAAATGCTCTTAGACCGGAAAGAATGCTGGCGCTAATACTTTCAACATTTATGAAATGGGATGAGATAAAGAAAATCGTTAAATTGAGAAATGAAGAGTTCTTAATTCTAGAAAAAATGAGCAAAAAACCCAATCTTATGACATCTAGTACTGGACGTGTTCTCGATGCTGCTTCTGCTTATTTGGGAATATGTAAATACAGAAGTTATGAAGGCGAACCAGCAATGAAACTCGAAGCTAGTGCAAGAGGAGGCAAAATACTTGATATGGAAATACCAGTCAAAAGCATTGAAATAGATACTACAGAAATATTTAAATGGCTTCTTGATAACAATGCGAGAATTAATGATACAGCTCTCACAATCCAATATAGGTTAGGAGAAGCCCTAATAAAAGCAGCACTTAAACTTAACCCACAAGTAGTATTTGTCTCAGGAGGCGCTGCAGTAAACGAATACATTCTCAAAGGAATAATGGATAATTCAGAAGGAATACCAATTCTCACACCTAGACGAATACCAGCAGGTGACGGAGGAATAGCATTAGGACAAGCATATTATTTAAGCCTTCGTGAATAA
- a CDS encoding thiamine pyrophosphate-binding protein — MVKMARLSGGEVLKRCLLQENIEYVFGVPGDQLYPFLDALYEDDKIKFITTHHESAAAHAADAWARLTGKPGVVAATVGPGAANLIGGVYPAFAEGIPMIIITAQNQTWVLN; from the coding sequence ATGGTGAAAATGGCAAGATTGTCTGGAGGAGAAGTTTTAAAGCGTTGTCTTCTTCAAGAAAACATAGAATATGTGTTTGGAGTACCTGGAGATCAACTTTACCCCTTTTTGGATGCTCTATACGAAGATGACAAGATTAAATTTATCACCACTCATCATGAATCTGCAGCGGCACATGCGGCTGACGCTTGGGCACGTTTGACTGGGAAGCCTGGTGTAGTTGCTGCTACCGTAGGTCCTGGCGCAGCAAACTTAATCGGAGGTGTTTATCCTGCATTTGCAGAAGGAATACCTATGATAATAATTACCGCACAAAATCAAACATGGGTTCTGAACTAA
- a CDS encoding zinc ribbon domain-containing protein, which yields MVKAYSIPHNLEVSELIEDYMRILNAILDDLWRNIAWERRGKRLIPFPRKDKTFRKELRDKYLKGWFYSKHYVDSAIKQAYSVLESWRKRYLRGRAGRRKPELRRKFVRVKETLYSYRDGILRISVKPYEESVTVDLRKTWCWDRIRGLELGELILKQDRLLVTVRKRVGLKVENSIAWDTNLLSLDGFDGRDHCSIDLKEIYTIHRIYELKRRVTQKLHGKTRKRLLEKYRSRERNRVDDALHKLAKQLSGRTNVFEDLRGFKERVARTKSRSMNRQNSKHDYIKLQKYVEYKSAWNGYATIYVNAKGTSKTCSKCGYYNKDLRGGVFKCPRCGFIIDRQKNASINIWKTFLRMWGFMGSPRREQSSMSPPMNPEEDKRDEAQELSMESIHIHI from the coding sequence TTGGTTAAAGCGTACTCGATACCGCATAACCTTGAGGTAAGTGAGCTCATAGAGGACTACATGCGCATCTTAAACGCTATCTTGGATGACTTATGGAGGAACATAGCATGGGAAAGAAGGGGTAAGAGGCTTATACCGTTTCCTAGGAAGGACAAGACCTTCAGGAAGGAGCTTAGGGACAAGTACCTTAAAGGTTGGTTTTACTCCAAGCATTACGTGGACTCCGCGATAAAGCAGGCTTATTCCGTGCTTGAATCGTGGAGGAAAAGATATCTACGTGGGCGGGCTGGAAGAAGAAAGCCTGAACTGAGGAGAAAGTTCGTTAGAGTTAAGGAAACCCTCTACAGCTACAGGGATGGAATTCTCAGGATTTCAGTGAAACCTTACGAAGAAAGCGTGACCGTAGATTTGAGGAAGACGTGGTGCTGGGATAGGATAAGGGGATTGGAGCTCGGCGAACTCATACTCAAACAGGACAGGCTCCTGGTGACGGTCAGGAAGAGGGTGGGGCTGAAGGTCGAAAATTCGATTGCCTGGGACACGAACCTCCTATCCCTGGACGGCTTCGACGGCCGGGATCACTGTTCCATAGACCTGAAGGAGATCTACACCATCCACAGGATCTACGAGCTGAAGAGAAGAGTCACCCAAAAGCTACATGGAAAAACGAGGAAGAGGCTCCTGGAGAAGTACCGCTCGAGGGAGAGGAACAGGGTTGACGACGCGCTGCACAAGCTGGCCAAGCAGCTCTCAGGCAGGACAAACGTCTTCGAGGACCTGAGGGGGTTCAAGGAGAGGGTGGCTAGGACGAAGAGTAGGAGCATGAACAGGCAGAACAGCAAGCACGACTACATCAAACTGCAAAAGTACGTGGAATACAAATCTGCGTGGAATGGTTATGCTACCATATATGTGAATGCGAAGGGCACCTCGAAGACCTGCTCCAAATGCGGGTATTATAATAAAGACCTAAGAGGAGGGGTCTTCAAGTGCCCTAGGTGCGGTTTTATAATCGATAGGCAGAAGAATGCATCAATAAACATTTGGAAAACGTTCCTTAGGATGTGGGGATTCATGGGTTCACCCCGAAGGGAGCAGAGCTCGATGAGCCCTCCAATGAACCCAGAGGAGGACAAGAGGGATGAGGCTCAAGAACTAAGTATGGAATCCATACATATCCATATTTAG
- a CDS encoding thiamine pyrophosphate-dependent enzyme, which translates to MIKAGQTLFYKKRYVGVDFNDTRYDKIAEAMGCYGERVIEPSEIRQALERAVNSGLPAVLDVKIDGNIIPPDFELLAAIWLEGCEIPPKISSEEIVIEKS; encoded by the coding sequence ATGATTAAAGCTGGGCAAACATTATTTTATAAGAAACGATATGTAGGTGTTGATTTCAATGATACTAGATATGATAAAATTGCTGAAGCTATGGGTTGCTATGGTGAGCGAGTCATAGAACCTTCAGAAATTAGACAGGCTCTTGAAAGGGCAGTAAATTCTGGATTGCCAGCAGTATTGGATGTAAAAATTGATGGAAACATAATACCTCCCGACTTTGAATTATTAGCAGCTATTTGGTTAGAAGGCTGTGAAATACCTCCCAAGATTTCGAGTGAAGAAATTGTAATAGAAAAATCCTAA